One Aegilops tauschii subsp. strangulata cultivar AL8/78 chromosome 7, Aet v6.0, whole genome shotgun sequence genomic window carries:
- the LOC109742051 gene encoding sucrose:sucrose 1-fructosyltransferase-like, whose protein sequence is MESHAMPYRTSGGFRWRACAAVLAISAVAALLVAHTLTVARVSSDGHHVRARILAETESSTGEGRGGHKDRFPWSIAMLQWQRTGFHFQPDKHYMNDPNAPMYYRGWYHFFYQYNPRGETWGNISWGHAVSRDMVNWRSLPLAMVPEHWYESNGVLTGSATLLPNGKVVMLYTGNTDNLAQVQCLAQPADPNDPLLRTWTKYPGNPVLFPPPGTYKKDFRDPMTAWFDKSDNTWRTIIGSKDDHGHAGIALMYKTKDFINFELIPHPVHRVEGTGMWECVDLYPIGDSKNSSEKELYVLKASMDDERHDYYALGRFDAAANKWTPLDPELDVGIGLRYNWGKLFASTSFYDPAKRRRVSWGYVGETDSNLTDIAKGWANLQAIPRTVALDEKTRTNLLQWPVKEIDTLRHNPTNFGSITVGTGSVIPLSLHQAAQLDIEASFRLNASVVAALNEADVSYNCSTSGGAANRGVLGPFGLLIHTTKSRSEQMAVYFYVSRGLDGGLRTHFCHDESRSSRANELVKRVVGSTVPVLHGEALSARVLVDHSIVESFVMGGRLTATSRVYPTEAINAAGGMYVFNNATGSTVTVEKLVVHEMASSPLKPYVEGRD, encoded by the exons ATGGAGTCACACGCCATGCCTTACCGGACTAGCGGTGGGTTTAGGTGGCGCGCATGCGCCGCCGTCTTGGCCATCTCGGCCGTGGCCGCGCTCCTAGTAGCCCACACGCTCACGGTGGCCAGGGTGTCCAGCGACGGGCATCATGTCCGGGCCCGTATACTAGCAGAGACGGAGAGCAGCACGGGGGAGGGCCGCGGCGGCCACAAGGACCGGTTCCCGTGGAGCATCGCTATGCTGCAGTGGCAGCGCACGGGGTTCCATTTCCAGCCGGACAAGCACTACATGAACG ACCCCAACG CTCCGATGTATTACCGTGGATGGTACCACTTCTTCTACCAGTACAACCCGAGGGGCGAAACGTGGGGCAACATCTCATGGGGCCACGCCGTGTCCCGGGACATGGTCAATTGGCGCAGCCTGCCCCTCGCCATGGTCCCCGAGCACTGGTACGAGAGCAACGGCGTATTGACGGGCTCCGCCACCTTGCTTCCCAACGGCAAGGTCGTCATGCTCTATACGGGCAACACGGACAACCTTGCTCAGGTTCAGTGCCTTGCCCAACCTGCGGACCCTAATGACCCCCTCCTCCGCACCTGGACCAAGTACCCGGGCAATCCCGTCCTCTTCCCGCCCCCCGGGACCTATAAAAAAGACTTCCGCGACCCCATGACAGCATGGTTCGATAAGTCTGATAACACGTGGCGCACCATCATTGGGTCCAAAGACGACCATGGTCATGCCGGCATCGCCCTCATGTACAAGACGAAAGACTTCATCAACTTCGAGCTCATCCCGCACCCGGTCCACCGCGTTGAAGGCACCGGCATGTGGGAGTGCGTCGACTTATACCCCATCGGCGACAGCAAGAACTCATCGGAGAAGGAGTTGTATGTCTTGAAGGCGAGCATGGACGATGAACGGCACGACTACTACGCACTGGGGAGGTTTGATGCGGCGGCCAACAAGTGGACACCCTTGGACCCGGAATTGGATGTGGGGATCGGCCTGAGGTACAACTGGGGAAAGTTATTTGCGTCCACATCCTTCTATGATCCTGCGAAGCGGCGTCGCGTGAGCTGGGGGTATGTCGGTGAGACCGACTCCAACCTAACCGATATTGCCAAGGGATGGGCAAACCTCCAG GCGATTCCGAGGACGGTGGCGCTGGATGAAAAGACCCGGACAAACCTCCTCCAATGGCCGGTGAAGGAGATCGACACCCTCCGCCATAACCCAACCAACTTCGGTAGCATCACCGTCGGGACCGGCTCTGTCATCCCCCTCAGCCTGCACCAAGCCGCTCAGCTCGACATCGAGGCCTCCTTCCGCCTCAATGCTTCCGTTGTCGCTGCCCTGAACGAGGCCGACGTCAGCTACAACTGCAGTACCAGCGGCGGTGCTGCCAACCGTGGCGTACTCGGACCCTTTGGCCTCCTAATCCATACAACCAAGAGCCGCAGTGAACAAATGGCGGTGTACTTCTACGTGTCCAGGGGCCTCGATGGGGGCCTCCGGACCCACTTTTGCCACGACGAGTCGCGGTCGTCTCGGGCCAATGAGCTGGTGAAGCGGGTAGTCGGAAGCACCGTGCCGGTGCTCCATGGTGAGGCATTATCTGCTAGGGTGCTTGTAGATCATTCGATAGTGGAGAGCTTTGTGATGGGAGGGAGATTGACTGCAACGTCGCGGGTGTACCCGACGGAGGCAATTAACGCGGCGGGTGGGATGTATGTTTTCAACAATGCCACCGGCTCCACAGTTACCGTCGAGAAGCTCGTGGTGCACGAGATGGCCTCATCACCATTAAAGCCATATGTTGAAGGACGAGACTAA
- the LOC109742048 gene encoding sucrose:sucrose 1-fructosyltransferase: protein MGSHGKPPLPYAYKPLPSGAAAADADGERTGWTRWRVCATVLTASAMVVVVVGATLLAGFRVDQAVDEEAAGGFPWSNEMLQWQRSGYHFQTAKNYMSDPNGLMYYRGWYHMFFQYNPVGTDWDDGMEWGHAVSRNLVTWRTLPIAMVADQWYDILGVLSGSMTVLPNGTVIMIYTGATNASAIEVQCIATPADPNDPFLRRWTKHPANPVIWSPPGIGTKDFRDPMTAWYDESDDTWRTLLGSKDDQDGHHDGIAMMYKTKDFLNYELIPGILHRVERTGEWECIDFYPVGRRSSDNSSEMLHVLKASMDDERHDYYSLGTYDSAANTWTPIDPDLDLGIGLRYDWGKFYASTSFYDPAKKRRVLMGYVGEVDSKRADVVKGWASIQSVPRTIALDEKTRTNLLLWPVEEIETLRLNATELSDVTMNTGSVIHIPLRQGTQLDIEATFHLDASAVAALNEADVGYNCSSSGGAVNRGALGPFGLLVLAAGDRRGEQTAVYFYVSRGLDGGLHTSFCQDELRSSRAKDVTKRVIGSTVPVLDGEAFSMRVLVDHSIVQGFAMGGRTTMTSRVYPMEAYQEAKVYLFNNATGASVMAERLVVHEMDSAHNQLSNMDDYSYVQ, encoded by the exons ATGGGGTCACACGGCAAGCCACCGCTACCGTACGCGTACAAGCCGCtgccctccggcgccgccgccgccgacgccgatGGTGAGCGGACCGGCTGGACGAGGTGGCGCGTGTGCGCCACCGTGCTGACGGCCTCGgccatggtggtggtggtggtcggcGCCACGCTCCTGGCAGGGTTCAGGGTGGACCAGGCCGTcgacgaggaggcggcgggcGGGTTCCCGTGGAGCAACGAGATGCTGCAGTGGCAGCGCAGCGGCTACCATTTCCAGACGGCCAAGAACTACATGAGCG ATCCCAACG GTCTGATGTACTACCGCGGATGGTACCACATGTTCTTCCAGTACAACCCGGTGGGCACCGATTGGGACGACGGCATGGAGTGGGGCCACGCCGTCTCTCGGAACCTTGTCACGTGGCGCACCCTCCCTATTGCCATGGTGGCCGACCAGTGGTACGACATCCTCGGGGTCCTCTCGGGCTCTATGACGGTGCTACCCAATGGCACCGTCATCATGATCTACACGGGGGCCACCAACGCCTCCGCCATTGAGGTGCAGTGCATCGCCACCCCCGCCGACCCCAACGACCCCTTCCTCCGCCGCTGGACCAAGCACCCCGCGAACCCCGTCATCTGGTCGCCGCCGGGGATCGGCACCAAGGATTTTCGAGACCCGATGACCGCTTGGTACGATGAATCTGATGACACATGGCGCACCCTCCTCGGGTCCAAGGACGACCAGGACGGCCACCACGATGGGATCGCCATGATGTACAAGACCAAGGACTTCCTTAACTATGAGCTCATCCCGGGCATCTTGCATCGAGTCGAGCGCACCGGCGAGTGGGAGTGCATCGACTTCTACCCTGTCGGTCGCCGTAGCAGCGACAACTCATCGGAGATGTTGCACGTGTTGAAGGCGAGCATGGACGATGAACGACACGACTACTACTCGCTAGGCACGTACGACTCGGCAGCAAACACGTGGACGCCGATTGACCCGGACCTCGACTTGGGGATCGGGCTGAGGTACGATTGGGGTAAGTTTTATGCGTCCACCTCGTTCTATGATCCGGCGAAGAAGCGGCGCGTGCTGATGGGGTACGTCGGCGAGGTCGACTCCAAGCGGGCTGATGTCGTGAAGGGATGGGCCTCAATTCAG TCAGTTCCAAGGACAATTGCTCTCGACGAGAAGACCCGGACGAACCTCCTCCTCTGGCCCGTGGAGGAGATTGAGACCCTCCGCCTCAATGCCACTGAACTTAGCGACGTCACCATGAACACCGGCTCCGTCATCCATATCCCCCTCCGCCAAGGCACTCAGCTTGACATCGAGGCAACTTTCCACCTTGATGCTTCTGCCGTCGCTGCCCTCAATGAGGCCGATGTGGGCTACAACTGCAGCAGCAGCGGCGGTGCTGTTAACCGCGGCGCGCTAGGCCCCTTCGGCCTCCTCGTCCTCGCTGCTGGTGACCGCCGCGGCGAGCAAACGGCGGTGTACTTCTACGTGTCTAGGGGCCTTGATGGAGGCCTCCATACCAGCTTCTGCCAAGACGAGTTACGGTCGTCACGGGCCAAGGACGTGACAAAGCGGGTGATTGGGAGCACGGTGCCGGTGCTCGACGGCGAGGCTTTCTCAATGAGGGTGCTCGTGGACCACTCCATCGTGCAGGGCTTCGCGATGGGCGGGAGGACCACGATGACGTCGCGGGTGTACCCGATGGAGGCCTATCAGGAGGCAAAAGTGTACTTGTTCAACAATGCCACCGGTGCCAGCGTTATGGCGGAAAGGCTCGTCGTGCACGAGATGGACTCGGCACACAACCAGCTCTCCAATATGGACGATTACTCGTATGTTCAATGA